CTGCAGCTATTTATTGTCCACTCCTTAAAGCTAGAAACCTTCGCAAACAATAGCATAACTTTATTCCCTTTTAACTCAGAAATCTTGTTGCATTCCAATGGATTTATTTCGAGTTGCATGTACATAGGATATTAGCCTCAAGTTACTTGTAGACCACACTTCAGTGGTACGTAATGATTTATATGTGAACACATTTCCTGAGCAGTGACTGATTAAAATGGCAGAGgtctgaaacaaagcaaaactaactTAGGACAGGTGGGCAAACTAGAATTGTTCAGACTGCATCTTTCATTGGCTCTAGCCACAAACGCCACATTAATTACTGCAGGCCAGCAACATCTACCAGGCTCCACCTTTGTCCATCCTGTTTTAAGAAGTCATCTCTAAGTTTGATCCCTTTGACACTAGGAAAAGGTAACTTACCGAAGGATATTTATAGCCTCCATTGTATGATAAAAATGAGGTGGGCCAATCGTGACAGAACTATCTAGCTTCTCAACAAGAAAGTTACAGACTTCTTGCATTTTCCCAAAGTCATTGAATGTAATGCAGACCTGTatatgaatgttaaaaaaaatatgttgaatCTTCCGAGTGCTGCAGCCCAATCTAATAAAAAACTGGCATATAAGATCAATtaacacttaccttgaaaaccctattagggttgctatgtaaattctgacctgacagcacaggACACCCACCCAACCACTGACAACAAATTCTTTataagattaaaaaaattaatatataatgGTAGCAAGGAGAATGTAAAATTCTTAACCTTTCTTTCATTGATTTTCAACTTTGAtacatatatttgttttataaatTGAATAAAAGTACAAGTAAAAATAAGAACTTTGTAGAGATAAATGTTAAACTAGACTTCACACACATCATTCTCCAAAGAATGATGCATACAAGCAGCTTCTAATTTCTAAATAAACACCAGTCATGAAAATTATTAACAAGCACCTAATTGTACTTGGAAGTAATCATATTTTCACCTCAATGGGAATTACCTCCAAATAAATGATAATATTGTGTTCTTGTCAATGTTCATACTGTACTTAGAATACTTGCCTCTGCTTCCATCTTATAAGCATTGCCAATTCTACTGAAGTTTTTTGTCACACTCAAATTCTTCTCctacaacaaaacacaacaacaaattattttgttatttcaataacaACAGTAGAACTATGGAGCTGGAAAGAGACCTATGGATCTTAATGAATAATAGACTACAGCAACATATTTTGAGATAAAAAATTACTTAGATTTATTGAAAATGAGAATGAGTTAGATTCTCACTAGTCATAATTAAACTTTTTATTGAAACCAATCCACTTAAAATTTTAAATCGGTCTCTAAGAATGACTATTTAGTTGTAAATGAATCCAACCATAATTTTGTTCAGGCACCCCTTCACCCTCAGAAAGGGTAATATACTGTTCCAACTTGTGTTAACACAAGCATAACTTGAGtaagatatatttattaataaatcaacagaaaataatgataAATGTATTTGGTTACACTGAACAAAATAAGGAACTTAATAACAGAAAAATGGTAATCCAAAAATACAAAAGCACTTCAATCAACGAAGTTTTGAATTCATGATGTCCTCCAAATGTGCTTCATTTATACAAATTGTGTAAAATGCATTGCTTATAAACAGTAGGAAAGTTTCAGATTATAGGAATAATTTAACGAACACTGTAGAAGAGCATTTTTGAaagttatttaaatatatatgtgaCCTATATTAGTTCAAACTATCATGTATGcttgtcagtttttaaaatgcttttttaaaattcaaaactgcTTTTTTGAAATGGATAAAAATACTTTCCCCATGTGGTCTTATGTATTACTACAGAAATTGATACAGAGCAgcttataaaatgaaatattatcATGGGAATTGGAAGACATTTTTTCAAAGAGTGACATGTTTGCAATTTGAGTGCACAGGGCATCATCATAACAGACAGTATATCTTCCTTTCATCTTTGTATGTGCAAACATTTTTGCTCCCAGTGTCACATTCCATGATGTTTAGTAACCTGCACTATACCGCCAAATCAATCCTGAGAATGTAGAAGAGTAATATATTAAAGCTTCACATTGCAGGCATCCTGACcagtgccaccaccaccaccattttggagtgagaggcatttttttaaaagctaagaagaaaaataaaaagcaagcaaggTACAGCAGTCTGAAGAATGTACCATATATATATGCTACATGCTACCATTATCCTTATAACATTCTCAAGGGGGAAGATTTGGGTCTGGATAGTGGTATACAAATGGCTATATGTTGTGTGTCATATCATAGCTTCTGAAGGCTTacttaaaatgaataaattaggACATGGTGAAAGGAACTGTTTCCCCATAAGATGCCCATTAATGTTATGGGGTGGAAATTAAGTTTTGATGTAACTTTTGACGGTTGAAAACATGACAACAATATaccgttttcccgaaaataagacctaacctgaaaataagccctagtatgatttttcaggatgctcataatataagccctaccccaaaaataagccccagttaagtgaaaccctgccctccacccttgtgcagcaaccagaagatgacatgactatatctgaataaatgcagattgttgtacatgaaaaaataaataaaacatcccctgaaaataaaccctaatgtgtttttggagcaaaaattaatataagatcctgtcttactTTCAGTGAAACACGGTATCTGATTATACACTGGCAAGGTTTAATCTGAGCTGGGTTTCAAAGTCTCGccagcatatcagacaaaatccaaagatacaaaactaaacaaaacaataccaaaaacaagtggcaccataaagactagcCATTATATTTTCATGTAAGCTTTCCTGGAGACGTCCACTGTTTCAAACATTAAGAGCCAGAATGAAATGGAATTAAATGTAAATGAAATACCTtccacattctaaatgttcatggGTTAAATGCAGTAATTAGGCCTGTTTGTTTTACAATCCTGTTGTAAAAATTcttcaggaagacagaaaacaaacattAGGTCTGAGCAGATGAGAGGTGggtgttgggggaggggaagagagaaaaaagaggggaaactgAAGATGCAGAGGAATCATGTGTGTTAACATAGGGACTATGGACAGTTTTTAACCTAGCCTTGTGTTGAAGTACACAAGGCATGGTAgaagtgaagaaaatgacagtggCAGCGGAGAACAGTAGAAGTcttacatttggtaatggcttaagaaatgTAGGCTTACATTCAGTCCCTTGCTATGGGTGTCTATCATGCGCCTGGATTTTATATGTCAGCTGTCTATCCAGCGCTCCCTTTGAGGTCACTCTCCAAACTCCTAGCAGGGGGGAATCACAATAGCAGGGCCAGGTTCAAATCGCTTCCCGAACCCGAAGCTCCCTGCCTGATCCCGGGTCCAGTGAGAAAGAGAGTCTCAGTTTCATATATAGAGTGACATCTAGAATGACAATGTcgcatatatatatatctgagaaAACATGAAGGACCGGGactgtggagaacagggttcgattCCCCTTTAGAGTCCCAAACCGTCGCTCTGCCCACCACACATCACACCGGGAACCACGAGGGTGAAACACTAATTCGTATACGTTCGCAGCTAGTGGTGGTCGCGGCTGTTTTGGCAACCGCCGAGGCTTCGCCTTAGAAGCGACGAAGGCAGCCGCCATCGGAAGTGTCCGCCAACAAAGTCCCCCCCGCCAACGAAGAGCCGctatccctcttttttttccctttttctttctcaagCGGGTGGGAGGCAAGGAAAGGATCTGGGGAGGCCGCGCACccaaaacacccacccacccaccgagaGCTCTCCCCGCTGCCGGGCCGTCTGGACGATATAATCCAGCCTCCGGGTGACGCTGCTGCGGGCGGCCGCGGCCTCCCCTTTGCTGCTGCTCAGGTGAATGGTCACTTCCGCGCGGTCGGGGCTGGCGCTGAGCTCCGCGGTGCCGCTCACATGAACCTCTCTGCCGGGCGGCAAGGAAGACGCCGAGGTCCCTCCTGCGCCCCCGGGCGCCTCCTTCTCCCGCCTGTCTGTCCCGTTTTGGGCGGGAGGGATCAGCTCGGCGAAGACCCGCGCAGGGGCAAGCGGCGGTAAGGGCATTGGGCCCACCCTAGAATCGCCGTTCGGGCGCCATAGCAACCGACGGCACGCCGTAGGCGCTTCCCGCCCAGAGAATTCTGGGCGTTGGAGTTCTACTGGGAAGGGGAAGAGTCACGTGACCCTGCCGGGGTTCGGCAACGCAGACGCCGTAAAAGAGGCTTCTGGGCCAACTAAGTCGCAGAGGGGTATCCCATGTTTTCTAGCGTTGCCTTCCATTTATTTGCGGTCTCTTCGGGAGGACTCGGTTGTGATGGTGCTTTATTTTGGgttaactgctttttaaaaaaggaacttgacGAACCGTTTGGGACGGCAAAATAGTAAATCCGCATAAATCAAACTCAGTAGTTGAGTTCTGGAAGCAGGGCGAGAAACAAAGTACTCTTAACTCAGGAAGACTGCATGTGGTTTGTTTCATTTCGCAGCCAAAATTCCCACCACAAACACCATTTTTAAGTATTATTTTGTACAGTTGTTGTAAAAGTGAGTGTGTGCAAACACTCTGCACATTCTCGTTTCTGAACTTTCCACGGTTGGTGTATGGGTTGGAAGGGTTGGAACTGCTGGCATGCTCTTCGGACAGATTAGGGCCAAGAATGGGAAAGCTTAGTTTGGAGGACAAAAATGGACAGAAAATGAGTAAAGAGAAGATTAGAGGAGGCAGATGATGCAGGAAACTCCAGCTGCTGTTTgtaggaaaggaaaggcagtTTTGTTTTGGAGAAGGTGAGAATATTGACTGACAGGAGTGTATTATCCAATGGGGTTTTGGTTTCTCTCCCTGGATATATGGTGCAATATTAGATAAGGACATTCTTAGATATTTTAATAACATATTCTGTGAGCTTTCTCATAGAGATTTCTCTAACTCCTGAGCTGCAGCTAGAGTTTATGTAAATGTGCTTTTCTGATGTTACTTTCCTTGTCCAGGTAGATCATGATTATGAACAGAATTCTAAAGAAATCAAGATGGTTGTAACTACTTTTGTGTCACTATTTAGTTTttgaaagaggaagaacaaagtgTGAAAGCAGGGCGTTGTTGTTGTCAAGTTGTATCCAGCTGTGTGACcccacgccaggcccttctgtcttccacatcctcctggagtttggtcaaattcatgttggtagctttgatgacactatccagccatgtcgtcctctgtcgtccccttctcctcttgctttcacacgttcccaacatcagcaatccgtgaaggggagcatggcattaagaaggcaaaaatgattACTACAGGACCTCAGTGTTGACAATGTGAAGATattgaaattattaaagattttgtgtccctcagttcagtcatcaagccaaatggagattgcaagcaaaaaaatcagaagaagactgagacttggaagggaagCAATGAAGGACTTAgaaatgatgcacaagaaagcccacatatggtttgctgcagacaagcagaccaaggacatggatttctggaaccgtgtcctgtggtccaatgagaccaagataaacttacttGATTCAAATAGCGTCAAGCGTGTATGGTGGCAACCAGTTGAGTACAAAGAAGTGTGTTGTGCCTGCAGCCAAgcgtggtgggagtgtcatggtctggggctgcatgagtgctgccgacactggggagctacagttcattgagggaaccatgaatgccaacatgtactgtgacgtACTGAAGCAGGGCATGATCctctcccttcggagactgggccgcagggcagtattccaacacgATAACGAAACCAAACACActtccaaaacgaccactgccttgctaaagaagctgagggtaaaggtgacgGACTGGTCAAGCATgtctaaaccctattgagcatctgtggggcatctgaaatggaaggtggaggtgcacaaggtctccaACATCTAAGAGTTCTGTGATGTCCTCATGGAGCAGTGGAAGAGGATTCCACTgtcaacctgtgaagctctggtgaactctatgcccaagaggtttaaggcagtgctggaaaataatggtggcaacACAAAAtcttgacactttgtgcccagtttggacattctcacttaggagtgtactcacttttgttgccagaggtttagacattaatggctgtgtgttgcattcttttgaggggacagcacatcgtacactgttatacaagctgtatactcactgctttgcaTTGTAGCCAAgcgtcatttcttcagtgttgtcacatgaaaagatatactaaaatatttatgaaatgtgagggtgtGTACTcagttctgtgatatactgtaagtcagctctgacttgacggcacaggacACACacaaagatgtgtcactggaggccaagatcatgatcattcacactcttgtattcctgactgctatgtatgggtgtgaaaactggataatACAGAAAGCTAACTGAAAGGCAGTTGATACATTTGAAATAGATACCCTGGGCTGCTGGAAAGATAAACATGAGCAGATTGAGCCTGAACTgtttctggaggcagaaatgatgaAACCTTTGGGCACTTTATGAAAAGAAAAGATTCCCTGGAAGAAACAGTGATGCTggagagcagcaggaaaagaggaagaccgtataggagatggattgagtccccgaaggaagccacaggttgaatttgcaagagctaggcggggttgttgaggacaggacattttcaaGATTGATTCATACTTTGGAAATGTCTTGGAGGCACATAAAATCTGTACCCCATTCCCAAATAATCACTTGAATATCTGATTACTGAATTACTTAGTCTGAATCAGATTCTATTCATGCTGCACTTCATTTTGTGTTCAAAGGAGGATTTATGGGTTGCACTTAGGTGTATTTGTGAGACATGGGGAGGATCCAGATGAAAATGATCAGTTTGAAGATGTGTGGCTTCTTGCAATGGGGATGATTTCAGGAACAGaaactggtatttttaaaaaagaaccttaAAACCAACCCAAATAAATGTGGGATAACCTTTCTACATAGTTGAACCCTTTGTTGACCAATTTTATATCTGCATCATGAGCGTTTTCAGACACAATTTCTTGTAAAGCATGACAAGTGGAATTGTTAAGACACAGTCTCAATCCTTTCTGAAAAATTACCACACCAGTTGCGACAGACATTTGTTGACTTTGTGTTGACTTGACAACCACATGCAAAATTGGGTAAATCAATTTTCCGTTTAGGGGCAAAATACAAGATTGTTttattcagcatttttattgggaAGCATTTTGAACTAGACAGTAATTGCTGTCTTTCCCCGGTATCAGTACAGCTATATTTTCTTCTGGGCTTGAACTGCATTACTTACATCTCATGGAAAAGACCACGAAAATGATATGTTGCTATAGGAGGCAAATTTAAACCACTCAGCTCTACTTCCTTGAGCAATAGAACAGCAATCATTCCCATGTCATAGACAGAACACTTATGTGATGTGCAATGTTTGTTTGATTGCATTGTTATTTGGAGTGCTCAGTGAAGTGTGCTTAAGAAAAAGTTATTGTCGCACATGTCATGAAATCAGTAAGACAATACAGTTATCTGTCTGTGTTTTGCTTTGGGATCAAGAAGATGCCTAGGCATGCTTATTAAAGAAAAATTGAACTGTGTTTTGATTGCTTGAAAATTACAAAATAGCACTGGCAGAGTATGCGTTGAACAGGAAGACTTGGAGATTTTAGTTGAGTTGAATAATGGAGTTTTGCTGTGCTTTTTTCATCTGTAAATTATTCTATAAACCATCAATGCCTACAGCAAGGgtaaaacagattttattttcactttattctCATTGAAATAACTCTTGATGACATTTTGTTTCTTAATGTACCAGTTGGAAAGGGTTTCCAGGTCTATTATTGAGAGAATAATTTGTGGTTCTTATTGCAGCTCAGGCATCAGAGCCTTGTTGCAGACAATAGTTACCTTGTAAAGTAATCTCTTCAAGAGCTAAGTATGCAATTGTAAAAACAAATGACAAACAAATTGTAGATGAATTTTCATTCATGTATTTAATTGAAAGAGACATTAAAAGTTCTGCACTCAAAGTTTTATGTTACTTAGTTTAGCACATTTATATTCAACATCACATACTAAATAAAGGAACAGTTAATATTGCATATGAAACTTTTATACAATTGTTCCAAATTGAATAGACTCATTGAATCTGTGGCACTTGTACAAAAGTTGCCAGGGTTATTATGCATTGAATCTATATCAGTTGGATCTAACCATTAGATCTTGCCCTTAGTATTTTCTCACCACTCCTTTCCTCTGTAGGCCCTCTGGGACTGGTAGCTTGCTGAAGGTCTCAAAGGCTGTCTTTTCTCCCACAAAGGTACAGTGGGAAACACCTGGCACCTGCAGCAAGGTGCCCCATCTCAATTCAGCCCACTACAGACTTCCATAGAATTACAATACAAGTAATTCTGAGTCTGACTTGAAAAGCCTTGATCTAAGAGTGCTGAATTTACTTGGTCatccttggtttgtttttttcatctAACAGCTGAGAGCAAATACTTTCACAATATGGCTTAGTAAATCATAACCAACACCCAGAAAAAAGGACACCCATAGTTTCgctcataaagggaaaaaatgttttccaatgtctaataaggtaaaggtaaaagttccccttgacaatttgtctagtcgtgtccgactctaagggggtggcgctcatctccgtttccaatccatagagctagcatttgtccgaagacaatcttccatggtcacgtggccagtgtgactagacacggaatgccgttaccttcccgccgtggtggtacctatttgcctacttgcatttacatgctttcgaactgttagcttggcaggagctgggacaagcaacgggagctccctccatcgcgtggatttgatcttacgactactggtcttccgaccttgcagcacagaggctt
The Pogona vitticeps strain Pit_001003342236 chromosome 1, PviZW2.1, whole genome shotgun sequence genome window above contains:
- the IRAK1BP1 gene encoding interleukin-1 receptor-associated kinase 1-binding protein 1; the protein is MPLPPLAPARVFAELIPPAQNGTDRREKEAPGGAGGTSASSLPPGREVHVSGTAELSASPDRAEVTIHLSSSKGEAAAARSSVTRRLDYIVQTARQRGELSEKNLSVTKNFSRIGNAYKMEAEVCITFNDFGKMQEVCNFLVEKLDSSVTIGPPHFYHTMEAINILRRQVCLAAVGSAQQKAQEVCQLFGHSLGKPLLIREEEAKEWEGHLGNQVAVPSHSLSLQQRVQSATIYAFSRIFAIFEIKGERKRKKAALLNMN